The following is a genomic window from Halichoerus grypus chromosome 5, mHalGry1.hap1.1, whole genome shotgun sequence.
TGGTCTGAGAACAAGGCCGAGGGACCCTCGTCTTCTGTGCGTGTGTCACGGTCTCATGGACAGAAATCGGGGCTGTTTATAGGCTTTTGCAGCGATGGACGATGACACTGTGAactgaggtggggctggatctcagcaccccgagatcacaacctaacAATTTTaggagttttgacaaatgtacgtACCATATGAccactgcatcgggctccctgctcagtgggaagcctgcttctccctctcccactccccctgcttgtgttccctctctcactgtgtctctctctgtcaaataaataaataaaatctttaaaaaaagtttttataaatttagcttttacatttaggtctaggatccattccaagttaatttttgtgtgtgatgtgaggtaagggtcgattttctatctttttctttaatcGTGGTATCCAATTTTCCAttaccatttgtttaaaaaacatatgcgtatgtttatttctggattctctattccgTTCCACTGATCTACGTGTTCCTCCATAGAATTATTTTCGCTTTACAGTAAGTCATGAAATCAGGTGGTGTgggttctccaactttgttcttttttttcaaaattgttttgactttTCTACATcgtttgcatttccatatacattttaagatGTTTGTCAAATTCTACAAtaaagcctgctgggattttgattgggattgtgttgaatttcTATATCAGTTtagagagaattgacatcttgacattattaagtcttctgatccatgagcatggtacaTCTCTCTATTTAGGGCTCTCCCCGCCTGCACCGCCAGGGCAATCCGTACTGATCTGCCTTTACTCAAACCACTCCCAGGCTCTTCTCTGGAGGATTCCAGACCCTGGAGCTGCCCATGCTCGGTTTTCCACACCTGGCCTTGACCACTCATGACTCTCTGTGcgtcttctctttcttccacttGGTTTCCCCAGATGTGCCTCCATGCATTCTCCTGGGCTTTGAGTTTTGCCGTCCACACTCCCGAAATGACTTCCTGCTAATGTTGATGCTGAGCCAAAGTCCTGAAGTCTAAAGCACTCTCTGTCCCCAGTCCTGGAACATGAAGTTCGTTCATTCACTCCACAGTTGACACCTATGGTGAGCCTCGGCCTGGACAGGCTGCTGGCCTGGGTGTTCAGCAAGCCGGGGTCCTGTGCCAGCCTCTCAGTATGGTTCTCCACGGCCACGGGCAGTGTTGCTTGGCAAGGAGTGTGATGGAGGCGTGCACACTTTGTGTCTTTTCACCTTGAAAATGAGGACGGATTTAACGATGGCCTATGGAGATAAACATTTTGGTTGAAGAATACATTAGCCCTCTTTGGCCTTAGTATAGTTAGTAGCCATTTCAGTGCCCTCCAGTGGAAGCCCACTGGACACGCCAGCAGGTGTGCAGGCCGGGCTTATCACTCACTGCAGTGAGGGGACCTCAGGCGACGGGCAGCCGGGGGGTCACAGGACTGGGGCTAGAAAGGACCTACCGGGGGTTGGGCTCCCTTGGGTGAACTGGGGACAGCTACGGAGGCAGGGCTTCACTCTGGGTCACATGCTGTCAGGAAAGGGGGTGTCCTGTGCCGGGGTGTCTCAATACCTCTTCTTTGGAAGGAGGGCAGGCCAGAGGGGTTAGCTGTCTGTAAGCAGCACAGTGCACTGTTGGTCTTTACGCCTGGACGTTGCCCTTGTCTTGTCTATGTCCACACGTGGTTACGGAGAGAACTTGTCTGATGCTGGTGTTGTGTGAAGTTGTTTATAATCTGACCAGCAGAACACCAGCGCCTGGATCTGAGTGCTGCGCCTGCTCCTAGCAACACTGGGGCTTTGCTCATAGGACCAGGCCAGCCCCCAGAGGTTGGAGGctgtttccttcctcagctgGAAAAGCAACAGTGCTTCACCCACAATTGCTCCCTGAGTCAGCGTGAGCACCTTCTACATGCTCTTTCACCGGTTCATAGCTGCCCCTATCCATGGATGGGAGAGGACAccgggcacgcctgggtggctcagtcggctgagcgtccgactcttggttttgactcaggttgtgatctcagggtcgtgggattgagcctgcgtcgggctccctgctcagcgaggagtctgctcgagattctctctgccctgccctgcccggcgctctctctttctctcaaataaaataaataaatctttaaaaaagaaagaaagaaagaaaaatgccctGCCTGTCAGCCTTGCCCCGGGCCCAGCCTGGTCCCTCTGTGGCGCTGCAGGCCGCCTCCTAATGCCCGCGGCCCCGGGCCCTGCTGTAGCTGCTCCGAGCTCCTCTCTGACACACCTCCACGGCTCCTTTCCTGCTTGCTTCACCTGTGCACACCTCATGCCTTCTCCTGGACATTCTGTTGCTGGGCTCCTCTGGAGTCCCCTGCTGGAGTTCCCTTTACCTACAGGGCCTCGGCTGTGTGCGGCCCTGGGCTTCCCTCTGGCGGCAGACGCCTCTTCTCTCTATCCCCTGGCCGTCGCCGTGCCCCTGCACCACACCAGACCCTCGCTGCCCCCAGGGAGCCTCCCCCCAGGGTTAGCTTAGTGGAGAGTCTGTGTTCCCAGAGCTCCTCGAGAAAAACACTGTCCTTGCCTGTTGCACTCAGCGGTATTATTCCTGAGCTCCCTCCACCTCAACTGATGTTCTTGTTCACCATGTCAACACTCTGGGGTTCTTCTCAGCATGAAACCCTGATGGGTCTGTGAGCTGACATGGAGCAGATTCCTGCTTGCTTAGAGCATGGGCAGGGCAGAGAGTCCTGGCCGGGGAGCTGCACCTGCTCGAGGAGCCAGCCaccaaggggtggggggtgggggctgcattGCCTGCCTGGTACTTAGCAGGTGGACACAGCTGAGGGGCACAGTGCCACAGGCAGCCACGGGGCAAGGCGAGCTGGACTCCAGGAAGGGCCCAGGGGTGCATGCATCCCTGCCCCAGGGCAGTGGGGCCTGCCTGGGTCTCAGGCTGTGCAAGGTCAGGCCCGGGGGTTGAGCGACGAGGGGACAGTGAGAGGCCAGCTAAGCAGCCAGCAGGCAGATGGCAGGGCCCATGGGCCAGGCAAGGACGTGCACTTCATCCACTGGCAACTCTCAGAGAGTTTGAAGCAGGAGGGTGGTGGGATCCGTGTTTGGAAATAAACCTAGCAGGCAGAGGGCGGGTGGGTGTGAATGGACAGGTGAGCATGAGGCCTTCCATGCAGGTGAAGGCGGGCAGGACAGAGAGAGGACAACCCTGGTTCTGGCCGGGTGGCCAGGGTGGAGACCATGGATGGGAGAGGACGCGGCAGCAGCAGGTTTGGGGGAGAATGGACTTGGGGCAGGTGGGCCACGGTGGAGGTGCCCTTAGACCTTGGCAGGGATGCTTGCTCACAATGTGTGAGTCCCTTCATGGATGCCGGGGTGATAGGCCAGttacaggggtggggggtgggggtgggggcaaggggtCCCAGGAGAGGATTCTCAAGCCACACTAGATGGAGGGTCCTGCAGAGGGGAGGCTGCAGTGAGCCAAGGGCAGGGAGGTCCTCTGAGAGATCTGGGCCCTGGGCAGTGCAGGAGCCCCTCTGTGGGGAGGGTGAGGACGTGGACAGCTGGCTGACCTCTGAATGCACCTCCTAGAGCCAGGGTGGGTGAGGCAGCAGGGGGGTGCTGGCAGAAGGTGTTAGAGGCAGGCTGAGGGACCCAACGGGCCGAGCCCTCAGAGTCTTTGTCCAGcttccctccagaggctccagtCTGCAGGTTTCtcatggggagggcagagggatcTGTGGGGCCTTGTCTGAGCCAGGCCCAGGTGGCACGTCAGGTGCCCACTGATGGGCAGAGCCAGGAAGAGTCTGCTCTGGGGCAGGTCCGTGACCTACGGCATCCCCAGGCCCAGGGCAAGATGGTAAGGGTCTCATAAAACCCTCTGCCATGCTGTGCGGTTCCAGGATCGAGTGGCAAAGTCAGGCCATCTATCACCATGTGAACCAGGCACCAGGCTTAAGCTCCAGAGGCCTCCAGGTCCCTGTCCGTGTCCTCGCTCGGTGCGCGCGGTGCCTATGACGGGGCAGGGAAGGTGGCAGGAGGGTGATGGAGTGCACACGAGGAGGCCtggctgccctccctgcccttgaCCTCCCCTCCCGGCAGCCTAAcctgctcccactccctctgccctgatGGTGCCAcaggctcctccccacccccccgaaAAAGCGGCCAGGAGAAGGATCACAACGCAGAGAGCACAAGGTCCCATTTATTGGAATTTTAAAGACAACAAGACGAGAGGAAGGCCTCCTCCCGCCCTGAAATAGTCTCATCCTCTCTGCCCTAAGGGCTCAGCACAGGGACAAGGCCCTCACCCCTCAGGGCCCCCAGAGGGCAGCACTccagggcggggggggtgggggggactctATGccaggctggggttgggggctggAACAGGAGGGGAGACGTGCACCCTCACCTCTTGGCTCGACCCCTCTCCCCTGGGACCTGGTGTTGCCCCCAGACCCTGGGGTGGGCTGGCAGACAGGGCTCATGCAACAGTGAGTGGGCAGCAGGTGGCCTGGAAACCGGGCCCCCACTGCCCTTTGGCGGGGCCGGAGGGCGAGAGGGGGCCATGCTGGCCGCAGCGGGTCCACACAGAAGTATCTGCAGTGTACacacaggaggggtgggggggccctcGGTCCCGGGCTGGGCCCGGGGGGGCGCGAGGAGAGGCGTGACGGTGCTGCCCTAGcaggggcagggcccaggccagCCACGCCGCCCGGTGGGGCCCCGAGCACAAGCTACTCCTTGGCGCGGCCGATGATGGTGAGGATGTACAAGAAGATGTTGATGATGTCCGTGTACAGGTTCAGCGCGGCAAACACGTACTCCTCCGGGCTCAGGGACAGCTGCTTGTTTCCCAGCAGCAGCTGGGTGTCCACCGCCAGGAACTGGAGGCGATGGGCAGCACTGGTGAGGGACGAGCCTGCCCGCCCGGCCCCCCCGCCCAGCCGCCCACCCCCGCACTCACGCAGGTGAAGAGCAGGGCGCCCAGCGAGGCGTACACGATCTCCAGGATGCGGTTCCGGATGAAGATGCAGAGGATGGCGAAGATGACCAGCACCACCAGGCTCACCAGCAGCACGCCCATGCACGAGGTGAAGTCGTAGCGGGTCTGCGGGCACAGGGGGGACAGGAGGCCCTGGGTGCCGGGCCCCCGCAGGCGTCTGGGCCCTGGGGGCCAGCAGCCCCGCCTTCAGGGGCCCTCACCTGCATAGAGAAGATGACCACCGTGAAGCAGACCGTCGTCGTGATGCCCACGGCCATGATGACCGCCTCAGTGTTGTAGAAGCTGGCAATCATGCCCACCATGTAGGACAGGCTGACGGTCAGGATCGACTGTGGGGACACGAAGCCTCGTGTGTGGGGAGCCgctgcccacccctgcccccaccccacccctcctcctgtgGCTGCAAAGTGCGGtagcgcgggggggggggggggggggggggggagggggagggagggctgcggggcccaggggctggggttACCAGGGCAACGAGGTTCCAGGGATGCTTTCGCCGGAAGTCTCCACAGCAGCTGAGGACAATGAGGGAGATGAAGAAGACAGCATAGGACACATAGTACGTCCACACGTTCTCCCGGACGAAGCCCTTCACCTTGCCAACAAAGGTGAACACGGCCACAGTGGACAGCGTCACGGACAGCTGCAGGGTCAGCACCAGGAACACCTAGGGCGGGAGCCAGCTCAGAGCCCTGCCCAGCGggacccctgcccccctcccccagcctctttTGCCCACCTTCCGGATGAAGGCCTGGCGGATGCTCTTGTCATCCCAATTGGTGGCAGGGAAGTCCTGGTTGTCGTAGTAGGACGGGGGGCCCTCTTCATGGTAGTTTCCATGCTGAGGTGCTGAGGAGCAGAACGGGCTGGGTCAGCACCACGGGAGGGCATCTGGAGCccctgcgccccccaccccccaccggctGCTTCCCCTCTACTACTCACAGTCAGGGTCCTGTGCCGGGAAGGCCTGTGGTTGTCCATAGGGGTTGGGGGGAAAGGGGCTCTGCGGATACGGCCCCTGAGGGTAGCCCCCTTGAGGGTAGGGACCCTGAGGGTAGCCTCCTTGGGGGTAGGGGCCCTGAGGATAGCCCCCTTGGGGGTAggagctggggccctgggggtACCCTGGCTGGCCATATGGAGAAGGCTGGAAGGGGGCTTGTGGGTAAGGGGCTCCAGGGTAGGGAGGCATGGAGGGCTGGGGTCCCCCAGGATAtccagggttggggggaggataGCTGTCTCCAGACACCAAGAAACTCTTTTCATGGGGCATGGCCTCAGATTCTGTGGTCTCCCcctagaggagagagagagaagtcagctCTGCAGTGACAAGTCCCCGGAACCAGCCACCGCGGCCCCGCCCCACCTGCTGCAGGGAACCAGGACACAAAGGGGGGCATTCATGACTTTTGCCCCCAGGGCCATTGGCAACCCCAGAGCAGAAGGACCAGGAGAGCCAGTGGGGACCCGTTAGCTGGGCCTGGGGCTTCGGAAGGAGCCGTTCTAAGACGACCCCAAAAGTGGAGGAGGGGACAGGCAAGACGATGACTTCGTCAGCTTCGGGATTTTTTGGTTTCGGTTGTTTCTTAGGTGCAACTGGGGGAGGTTCATGACCGCTGCTGGAGTCTCCCGGGTCAGAGCTCAGCCCGGATCGGGGCTGGGGGCGCGGTCAGGGAGGTGTGGGGGTGTGCCCGGACCCTCCCCTTAGCCACCCTCCCCTTAAGCAGCTTTAAGGGGCCAGAGCCGGCGGCTATTTCTATCCCAGGAAATCCCCAGGCCATCTGTGAGCAGCGAGAGCCCTGACCCTTGTCCAAAAGCAGGCCCGACTGCCCCTCGCTCCCAAGGTGGGGGGCAGCAGGCCTGGATCAGCTGTCGGAGTGCCTGCCTGGAGGGTACGCCAGGAACAGCGGGGTGCGGGGGTGTGTGGGGGATGGAAGCGACCAGAGGGCGTGCGGGGGAACAAAGCAAGCGAGACAGAGAGGCGGGTGGGGGCGGCGGCCACGGATCCCGCACCGAGGGCGGATGGGCCCCGCTGCCCGGTCGGGGGGCGCTCTGGACACGGGTcgctgccgcccccgccccccgccggcccAGCGGCCGGCCGCCAGCCGCCCGCCGCAGCGCCCGGCCCGAGCGGGCCGAGCGGGCAGTGCGCCCCGGCGGGACCTACCGACTGGCCCACCGCGATGCCGCTGGTCTGCGGAGGGCCCGCGCGGGGGCGGCCGGCACAGCGGCCGAGCGGGTAGATACGCTGCTGCGCTCGGGCCAGGGACTCACCACTCGCGGGGCGCCTCCGGAACGGTGCGCACGGTGTCCGGTGCGCGACCGCGCGGTCGATGGCCGCTGCGCCCGCACCCGCGCCCGCACCCACGCCCGCACCCGCTCGGCGGCCGGCTCGGCTGGGCCTGCGCCTGCGGCTCCGGAGACGCTGCGGGGCCTTGTGACGGGGCGGggactgggggcggggcaggggcgcgGGGTGGGCGGGtcaggggcggggccggggcggggccggcccgGGGTAGGACGGGGCCGGCAGCAGTAGGAGCGGGGCTGCGGGGCCGGGCTCTACCGGGAACTCCGGGATTCTTGTGGTTGGGTCCTACCCGCTGTGGCCGCCTTGCTGGCTCCTTTCCGAGTCCCAGGCCTGCACCCTGCGTCCCGCACTGTCCGCCAAAGTGTCGGCTTGGGCCGTGGGGGCTGAAGATCCTAGAGGCAGAGGCCCGGCCTGGCTAATTTGGTTCAGGGA
Proteins encoded in this region:
- the GRINA gene encoding protein lifeguard 1, yielding MPHEKSFLVSGDSYPPPNPGYPGGPQPSMPPYPGAPYPQAPFQPSPYGQPGYPQGPSSYPQGGYPQGPYPQGGYPQGPYPQGGYPQGPYPQSPFPPNPYGQPQAFPAQDPDSPQHGNYHEEGPPSYYDNQDFPATNWDDKSIRQAFIRKVFLVLTLQLSVTLSTVAVFTFVGKVKGFVRENVWTYYVSYAVFFISLIVLSCCGDFRRKHPWNLVALSILTVSLSYMVGMIASFYNTEAVIMAVGITTTVCFTVVIFSMQTRYDFTSCMGVLLVSLVVLVIFAILCIFIRNRILEIVYASLGALLFTCFLAVDTQLLLGNKQLSLSPEEYVFAALNLYTDIINIFLYILTIIGRAKE